A single genomic interval of Streptomyces sp. 1222.5 harbors:
- a CDS encoding GH92 family glycosyl hydrolase, producing MRFRPLSLLLAALLATGGAATPALAVTAAPPGLVKDPTPYVDPLIGTRNGGNVFPGAVVPFGMLSWSPENTRGDATRTAAPGGYQYDATRVRGFSLTHMSGTGCAGGSGDIPIFPYAGEVTTSPASDTKDAVYASDFTHADETAEPGHYKVGLASGVTADLTATARTGSARFTYPSGRPASLLVRTANSEVGSEDSTVTIDPGTRTISGSVTSGNFCGYLDPEGRRSYYTLHFTARFDRAFKATGTWQDGRLDPGGTRASGGTGGFSQGGRPVAGKGAGGYVEFAPGDGPVNVKVGISYVSRAAAEANLAAENPPHRSFDAVREAARRAWRERLGAVRVGGGTDAERTTFYTALYHALLHPNVISDADGRYRGGDGEEHQVGRGHRAQYGTFSGWDVYRDQVQLLTLLDPRTGSDIAQSLYELARQNGGVWDRWLHGASGTHVMNGDPSATALAGIHAFGGTDFDLEGALHSLVRAATVPTEQDLSAAGKPVLSVGQRPSLDKYLDLHYMPSVSNAWGGAAETLEMSTADFSLSRLAAAAGEKDTRAAFARRAQWWQNNFNIAAAPSGGYVANRKADGSWVTGFTPDTGNGFVEGSAAQYTWMVPHDPAGLFAALGGRDRALARLDDFFHDDKGGWAFTGNGGSKSELDNEPSINVPYLYDYAGAPYKTQETVRAAMRQLWSTQPGGIPGNDDLGAMSAWYVFSALGMYPQVPSRAELVLASPLFERVEIHRPEGNDISVRAAGAAAGAPYVQSLKVDGRSSDRPWLPASFVRDGGRLDYTLSASPNRAWGAGSPPPSFREGEQPYQIGVGPTAATLAPGDSTKIGIRAQSLNGGTGPDVRFHVETPAGVTAVPAEGTVTDGAQEITLTAAKAAEQGFADVEVTVTSGDTSYRQPVSLTVAAPGTLLAAYDNTGVSDDRGDHDEADYDGGGWSYSRQALAAAGLTPGGKGTAGGLGFTWPDSPAGRPDNASAAGQTVEPTGAATSLSFIGSAVNGNQRAEATVTYDDGTTGTVDLSFTDWTVGGGGGTVQYGNEVVAKAAYRNVAGADKDPVATYVFATKPFTAPDGRTIRSVRLPENTDLHVFTLATG from the coding sequence CCAGAACCGCGGCGCCCGGCGGCTACCAGTACGACGCCACCCGCGTCCGCGGCTTCAGCCTCACCCACATGTCCGGCACCGGGTGCGCGGGCGGCAGCGGCGACATCCCCATCTTCCCGTACGCCGGCGAGGTCACCACCTCCCCGGCGAGCGACACCAAGGACGCCGTCTACGCCTCCGACTTCACCCACGCCGACGAGACCGCCGAACCCGGCCACTACAAGGTGGGCCTGGCCTCCGGCGTCACCGCCGACCTCACCGCCACCGCGCGCACCGGCTCGGCCCGGTTCACCTACCCTTCGGGCAGACCCGCCTCGCTGCTGGTGCGCACCGCGAACTCCGAGGTGGGCTCCGAGGACTCGACGGTCACCATCGACCCCGGCACCCGGACCATCTCCGGCTCCGTCACCTCCGGGAACTTCTGTGGCTACCTCGACCCCGAGGGCCGCCGCTCCTACTACACGCTGCACTTCACCGCCCGCTTCGACCGCGCCTTCAAGGCCACCGGCACCTGGCAGGACGGCCGGCTCGACCCCGGCGGCACCCGGGCGTCCGGCGGCACGGGCGGCTTCTCCCAGGGCGGGCGGCCCGTCGCGGGCAAGGGAGCCGGCGGCTACGTCGAATTCGCACCCGGCGACGGACCGGTGAACGTCAAGGTCGGCATCTCCTACGTCAGCCGGGCCGCCGCCGAGGCGAACCTCGCCGCCGAGAACCCGCCGCACCGCTCCTTCGACGCCGTCCGGGAGGCGGCCCGCCGCGCCTGGCGCGAGCGGCTCGGCGCCGTCCGGGTCGGCGGCGGCACGGACGCCGAGCGCACCACCTTCTACACCGCGCTGTACCACGCGCTGCTGCACCCGAACGTCATCAGCGACGCCGACGGCCGCTACCGGGGCGGCGACGGCGAGGAGCACCAGGTGGGCCGCGGCCACCGCGCCCAGTACGGCACCTTCTCCGGCTGGGACGTCTACCGCGACCAGGTGCAGCTCCTCACCCTGCTCGACCCGCGCACCGGCTCCGACATCGCCCAGTCGCTGTACGAGCTCGCCCGGCAGAACGGCGGGGTCTGGGACCGCTGGCTGCACGGCGCGAGCGGCACCCACGTCATGAACGGCGACCCCTCGGCGACCGCCCTGGCCGGCATCCACGCCTTCGGCGGCACCGACTTCGATCTCGAGGGTGCCCTGCACTCCCTGGTGCGGGCCGCGACCGTACCGACGGAGCAGGACCTGTCGGCGGCCGGCAAGCCGGTGCTCTCCGTGGGGCAGCGCCCCTCGCTCGACAAGTACCTCGACCTGCACTACATGCCGAGCGTGTCCAACGCCTGGGGCGGCGCCGCCGAGACCCTCGAGATGTCGACCGCGGACTTCTCGCTCTCCCGGCTCGCGGCGGCCGCGGGGGAGAAGGACACCCGGGCCGCCTTCGCCCGCCGCGCCCAGTGGTGGCAGAACAACTTCAACATCGCGGCCGCTCCGAGCGGCGGTTACGTGGCCAACCGCAAGGCCGACGGCAGCTGGGTCACCGGATTCACCCCCGACACCGGCAACGGCTTCGTCGAGGGCTCGGCCGCCCAGTACACCTGGATGGTCCCGCACGACCCGGCCGGTCTGTTCGCCGCGCTCGGCGGCAGGGACAGGGCGCTCGCGCGGCTGGACGACTTCTTCCACGACGACAAGGGCGGCTGGGCCTTCACCGGCAACGGCGGCAGCAAGTCCGAGCTGGACAACGAGCCGTCGATCAACGTGCCCTACCTGTACGACTACGCGGGCGCCCCGTACAAGACGCAGGAGACCGTCCGCGCGGCGATGCGGCAGCTGTGGTCCACCCAGCCCGGCGGCATCCCCGGCAACGACGACCTCGGCGCCATGTCCGCCTGGTACGTCTTCTCCGCGCTCGGCATGTACCCGCAGGTCCCCTCCCGGGCCGAACTGGTCCTGGCCTCACCCCTGTTCGAGCGGGTGGAGATCCATCGGCCCGAGGGCAACGACATCTCCGTCAGGGCCGCGGGCGCGGCGGCCGGCGCCCCCTACGTCCAGTCCCTGAAGGTCGACGGCCGGAGCAGCGACCGGCCCTGGCTGCCCGCGTCCTTCGTCCGGGACGGCGGCCGCCTCGACTACACCCTGTCCGCCTCCCCGAACCGTGCCTGGGGCGCGGGCAGCCCGCCGCCGTCCTTCCGTGAGGGCGAGCAGCCGTACCAGATCGGCGTCGGGCCCACCGCCGCCACCCTCGCGCCCGGCGACAGCACGAAGATCGGCATCCGTGCCCAGTCGCTGAACGGCGGCACCGGTCCCGACGTGCGCTTCCACGTCGAGACCCCGGCCGGCGTCACGGCCGTGCCCGCCGAGGGCACGGTGACCGACGGCGCCCAGGAGATCACGCTCACCGCAGCGAAGGCCGCCGAGCAGGGCTTCGCCGACGTCGAGGTCACGGTGACCTCGGGCGACACCTCGTACCGGCAGCCCGTCTCGCTCACCGTGGCCGCCCCCGGCACCCTCCTGGCCGCCTACGACAACACCGGTGTCTCCGACGACCGGGGCGATCACGACGAGGCCGACTACGACGGCGGCGGCTGGAGCTACTCCCGCCAGGCCCTCGCCGCGGCCGGCCTGACCCCCGGCGGCAAGGGTACGGCCGGCGGTCTCGGCTTCACCTGGCCCGACTCGCCCGCCGGCCGCCCCGACAACGCCTCGGCGGCCGGCCAGACCGTCGAACCGACCGGGGCGGCGACGTCGTTGTCCTTCATCGGCAGCGCGGTCAACGGCAACCAGCGGGCCGAGGCGACCGTCACCTACGACGACGGCACGACCGGCACCGTCGACCTGTCCTTCACCGACTGGACCGTCGGCGGCGGGGGCGGCACCGTCCAGTACGGCAACGAGGTCGTCGCCAAGGCGGCGTACCGCAACGTCGCCGGCGCCGACAAGGACCCGGTGGCGACGTACGTCTTCGCCACCAAGCCCTTCACCGCACCGGACGGCCGGACCATCAGGAGCGTCCGGCTCCCGGAGAACACGGACCTGCACGTGTTCACCCTCGCCACCGGCTGA